TGATCTCACAGTAATTAATTAAAGATTTGCTCATGTTTGCCGATGATAATTACTAGAGTCATTACTGATGACGTTTTAAAATTGAACACCAATGTGATGGATATTCCGTAACACATTGATGATTAACCATTTATCCTCAAATAAGAGGGATGTATTATGAGTATTGATCGCACCCAGTCACTGAAGCCGGTCAGTCAAGTTCAGCAACGCGAATCTGGCGATGTCGCTAAAGCTAAACGGAAACAAGCTGAAGCTCAGTCTGAAGTTAGCGCAACACAGGTAAAACTGAGCGACGCACAGGCAAAATTGATGCAACCGGGTAC
The nucleotide sequence above comes from Pectobacterium brasiliense. Encoded proteins:
- the flgM gene encoding flagellar biosynthesis anti-sigma factor FlgM, translating into MSIDRTQSLKPVSQVQQRESGDVAKAKRKQAEAQSEVSATQVKLSDAQAKLMQPGTQDIDMNRVETLKQAIRDGSLKIDAGKIADALLKETQDFLAGN